A window of Marispirochaeta aestuarii contains these coding sequences:
- a CDS encoding TRAP transporter small permease, with product MKGILLRGYNLLISIVTVLLVLTTTFLIIIVFSNVIGRYFFNVSLAWAEEASRFLFIWAAFLGGVLAHEHYEHMNLDIFVRISHGKWRIAIIMASQIVTLVVLLIVFRGGLIATMDNLSWLSPALEIPYGYVYSVIPFASLLMAVQTLIRMARTINPPESEAE from the coding sequence ATGAAAGGCATTCTTCTTCGCGGGTACAACCTACTAATCAGCATTGTGACTGTCCTGCTGGTTCTAACGACCACTTTTCTGATCATAATTGTCTTCAGCAATGTAATCGGCAGATACTTCTTCAACGTCTCCCTTGCATGGGCCGAAGAGGCATCACGCTTCCTGTTTATCTGGGCGGCCTTTCTGGGCGGGGTTCTTGCACACGAGCATTACGAGCACATGAATCTGGATATTTTTGTCAGGATTTCCCATGGAAAATGGAGAATCGCCATAATCATGGCATCCCAGATTGTCACACTTGTTGTTCTTCTCATAGTCTTCCGCGGCGGTCTTATCGCCACCATGGACAACCTCAGCTGGTTGTCACCGGCGCTGGAGATTCCCTACGGATACGTGTACAGCGTCATACCTTTCGCCAGCCTGCTTATGGCTGTGCAAACACTCATTCGAATGGCAAGGACAATCAATCCCCCTGAGTCAGAGGCAGAATAA
- a CDS encoding TRAP transporter large permease, whose amino-acid sequence MITVFLLSLFGLILLNVPISLALIGTAGVMMYLTGGFSAQILTQGLVRGIDNFPLLAIPFFMIAGEIMNQGGISRRIVRFAHVLVGHISGGIGYVGILSSMVFAGVSGSAIADTAAVGSVLVPVMNNHGYDTKRSTGLICSAGCIGPIIPPSIPMILYGVTAGVSIVKLFLGGIIPGILIAVVLSIVWFFHTRRRNYKSEKRATWKELVSSTIDAFWALLLPIIILGGIVFGVVTPTEAAVIAVVYAFLIAMFVYHDITIKDIPEILVASMKSTASIMFVVGGATAAAYMITTVHIPEMLTGLIVSHAANAYTLLFLINILLLLVGCVLDTAPAILLLTPILLPIVVQYGLNPIHFGVVMVMNLCLGLLTPPVGAVLYVGSGLSRLSIVQLTKGMLPFLLAMIGVLFAITYFPDLVLVTTRYIK is encoded by the coding sequence ATGATTACCGTTTTTCTACTGAGTCTTTTTGGTCTGATACTTCTGAATGTTCCCATAAGCCTCGCGCTTATCGGTACCGCTGGTGTTATGATGTATCTGACCGGAGGATTCTCCGCCCAGATACTTACCCAGGGGCTGGTCCGGGGTATCGATAATTTTCCTCTGCTGGCGATTCCGTTTTTCATGATAGCCGGAGAAATAATGAACCAGGGAGGAATATCCAGGAGAATAGTCAGGTTCGCCCATGTTCTGGTGGGTCATATATCCGGAGGAATCGGTTACGTAGGCATTTTGTCCAGTATGGTATTTGCCGGCGTCTCCGGTTCCGCCATCGCGGACACGGCGGCTGTGGGATCGGTCCTGGTTCCGGTGATGAACAACCACGGTTATGATACAAAACGCAGTACCGGACTTATCTGCAGTGCAGGATGCATCGGACCGATTATTCCTCCAAGTATTCCAATGATTCTGTACGGTGTAACCGCTGGAGTTTCAATCGTCAAACTTTTCCTGGGCGGAATAATTCCCGGGATTCTGATCGCTGTGGTTTTATCCATAGTCTGGTTTTTTCACACCAGGCGCCGGAATTACAAGTCCGAAAAACGGGCGACATGGAAAGAGCTTGTTTCAAGCACCATCGACGCGTTCTGGGCACTTCTTCTGCCGATCATAATTCTGGGCGGTATTGTTTTCGGTGTGGTCACCCCCACAGAAGCCGCCGTGATAGCGGTCGTATATGCTTTTCTTATCGCGATGTTCGTTTATCATGACATTACCATAAAGGACATACCTGAAATACTCGTGGCATCGATGAAGAGCACCGCTTCGATAATGTTTGTCGTGGGAGGCGCCACTGCGGCCGCGTATATGATAACCACGGTACATATTCCGGAGATGCTTACAGGACTGATTGTTTCCCACGCGGCCAATGCATACACCCTGCTCTTTCTCATAAACATACTGCTGCTTCTTGTCGGCTGCGTTCTTGATACTGCACCGGCGATATTGCTCCTTACCCCGATCCTTCTTCCCATTGTCGTACAATACGGACTCAATCCGATTCATTTCGGCGTGGTGATGGTCATGAACCTCTGCCTGGGATTACTGACGCCTCCCGTGGGAGCCGTGCTGTATGTCGGCAGCGGTCTGTCCCGCCTCAGTATTGTCCAATTGACAAAAGGGATGCTGCCTTTTCTGCTGGCG